In the Oncorhynchus gorbuscha isolate QuinsamMale2020 ecotype Even-year linkage group LG05, OgorEven_v1.0, whole genome shotgun sequence genome, one interval contains:
- the chek2 gene encoding serine/threonine-protein kinase Chk2: MSQEKPDAGSQTQSQPQTQSQTQSQSGSSSSSGSGTVSSVDTIPVRDLGSIPEEPEPQPWGRLLPMQRGFRAHDCVEDDTWFGRDSKCNYCFDDPILKKSPRFATYSKKHFRIFREQNIVYVFDNSGNGTFVDGTILGKGKTLPLANNAVLSLAEERHKVFVFIDLMADEQSNLPKEFSEKYLITRKIGAGVCGEVKLAFERATCKKVAVKTINKKDFPASVGTATRNAEREIQILQRIDHPCLIKTEDFFQTDDSYYIVLELMEGGELFDRVKSKNQIEESIAKLYFYQMLKAVEYLHNNGIIHRDLKPENVLLSSQDDVCVIKITDFNQSKILEESALMRTLCGTPTYLAPEVFTDAVTVGYSRAVDAWSLGVVLFVCLAGYPPFHPNVQTGLSVRDQITQGIYTFIPSKWDGISDDAKDVVKRLLVVDPNARLTIEEALHHPWMMDEAMKETAECIMYPKDSGDATAADATADSVDTTVASTTKRSREDDDEQQPAKRRPGPSTEAT, from the exons ATGTCCCAGGAGAAGCCAGATGCTGGCAGCCAGACACAGTCGCAGCCTCAGACTCAGTCCCAGACTCAGTCCCAGAGTGGCTCCAGCTCCTCCTCTGGGTCAGGCACTGTCAGCTCAGTGGACACCATCCCTGTTCGGGATCTTGGCTCCATACCAGAAGAGCCTGAGCCACAGCCATGGGGTCGCCTGCTGCCTATGCAGAGAGGCTTCAGAGCCCACG ACTGTGTTGAGGACGACACTTGGTTTGGCCGGGACAGTAAATGTAACTATTGCTTTGATGACCCCATACTGAAGAAATCGCCCAGATTTGCTACGTACAGCAAAAAACACTTCAGAATATTCCGA GAGCAGAACATTGTCTATGTCTTTGACAACAGCGGCAATGGCACGTTTGTTGACGGTACAATTCTTGGGAAAGGAAAAACTTTGCCTCTAGCAAACAATGCGGTGCTGTCCCTAGCTGAGGAACGCCATAAAG TGTTTGTGTTCATTGATCTCATGGCGGATGAACAGTCCAACCTCCCCAAAGAGTTCAGTGAGAAATACCTGATTACCAGAAAGATTGGAGC TGGTGTGTGCGGGGAAGTGAAGCTGGCCTTTGAGAGGGCCACTTGCAAAAAGGTGGCTGTGAAGACCATCAACAAGAAGGACTTCCCAGCATCTGTCGGC ACTGCCACACGGAATGCGGAACGAGAGATCCAGATCCTCCAAAGGATAGACCAT CCATGTCTGATCAAAACAGAAGACTTCTTCCAAACAGACGACTCATACTACATTGTTTTAGAGCT CATGGAGGGTGGGGAACTCTTTGACAGGGTCAAAAGCAAGAACCAGATAGAGGAGTCAATTGCCAAGCTCTATTTCTACCAGATGTTGAAAGCAGTAGAG TATCTTCACAACAATGGCATCATCCACAGAGACCTCAAACCTGAAAATGTGCTGCTTTCGTCTCAGGATGATGTTTGTGTCATCAAG ATCACAGACTTTAATCAGTCCAAGATACTGGAGGAGTCTGCCCTGATGAGGACCCTTTGTGGAACACCCACATACCTTGCACCTGAGGTGTTCACCGACGCAGTCACCGTGGGCTACAGCAGAGCCGTAGACGCCTGGAGTTTAGGGGTCGTCCTGTTTGTGTG CTTGGCAGGCTATCCCCCGTTCCACCCTAATGTACAAACTGGTTTGTCAGTCAGGGATCAGATCACGCAGGGAATTTATACATTTATTCCATCCAAATGGGACGGCATCTCGGATGATG CGAAAGATGTCGTGAAGAGGCTGCTTGTAGTGGACCCCAATGCCCGCCTCACCATTGAGGAGGCTTTACACCATCCCTGGATGATG GATGAGGCCATGAAGGAGACTGCTGAATGCATCATGTACCCCAAGGACTCCGGAGATGCCACAGCAGCTGATGCCACAGCAGACTCCGTAGACACCACAGTA GCTTCAACTACAAAGAGGTCAAGAGAAGATGATGACGAGCAGCAGCCGGCAAAGAGGAGACCAGGCCCATCCACAGAGGCAACATGA
- the gstt2 gene encoding glutathione S-transferase theta-2, translating into MAGRKAVELEVYLDLLSQPCRAIHIFLNCNKIPHKVKTVAIRKGENRTPEYTKLNPMQKVPVMVDNDFVLTESDAILKYLATKYDVPGNWYPRHPERRARVDEYTAWHHTNTRPHAAKVFLMEVLLPHMTGQPADPLKVERALADLSDTLEKLENMFLKRQPFLCGDDISLADLLAMCELMQPLGGGRDILKDRPKLLSWKSRVQSALGDSFGKAHTVLYSLRDRSKAKL; encoded by the exons ATGGCTGGTAGAAAGGCCGTAGAACTAGAAGTGTATTTAGATTTATTGTCTCAACCATGTAGAGCAATACATATATTTCTTAACTGCAATAAAATTCCACACAAGGTGAAAACAGTTGCAATACGAAAAG GGGAGAATAGGACACCAGAGTATACAAAACTCAATCCCATGCAGAAGGTCCCTGTGATGGTCGACAATGACTTTGTTCTGACTGAGAG TGATGCCATATTAAAATACCTGGCCACCAAATATGATGTCCCAGGTAACTGGTACCCACGCCACCCAGAGAGGAGGGCGAGAGTGGATGAATACACAGCCTGGCACCATACCAACACCCGGCCACATGCGGCCAAGGTCTTTCTCATGGAG GTTTTACTGCCCCATATGACAGGGCAGCCAGCAGACCCACTGAAGGTGGAGCGGGCGTTGGCAGACCTGAGTGACACTCTGGAGAAGCTGGAGAACATGTTCCTCAAGAGACAGcccttcctctgtggagatgacatcagccTGGCTGACCTGCTGGCCATGTGTGAACTCATGCAG CCCCTAGGTGGCGGCAGAGACATCCTGAAGGATCGTCCCAAGTTGTTGAGCTGGAAAAGTCGTGTCCAGTCTGCGCTGGGTGATTCCTTTGGCAAGGCACACACAGTGCTGTACAGTCTCCGGGACAGGTCCAAAGCAAAGCTATGA